From Desulfobacteraceae bacterium, a single genomic window includes:
- a CDS encoding amino acid ABC transporter permease: protein MADNTGTRAGFKPTRQTLSDSLKFLAVVAVLVWLIARGSQQLGYNWQWYQIPRYFFVLQEGRLIAGPLITGLLVTLQITAVSLVLAFGIGLLTAFFRLSDSLMARFVARTYLEIVRNTPLLVQLFFIYFVLAPIVGLGRFTSAVLALSLFEGAYASEILRAGIVSIQRGQWEAARSLGLKTLYCYRLVILPQALRRVLPPLTSQAISLVKDSALVSTIAIYDLTMQGQAIISETFMVFEVWFVVAAVYLIITIALSAVVNFMEARLQIRT, encoded by the coding sequence GTGGCCGATAACACAGGAACCAGGGCCGGTTTCAAACCGACCCGTCAAACCCTCAGCGACAGCCTCAAGTTTCTGGCGGTGGTCGCGGTCCTCGTCTGGTTGATCGCCCGTGGATCGCAGCAGCTGGGCTACAACTGGCAATGGTATCAGATTCCCCGCTATTTCTTCGTCCTGCAGGAGGGTCGCCTGATCGCCGGCCCGCTGATCACGGGCCTTTTGGTCACGCTTCAGATCACCGCCGTGAGCCTCGTGCTGGCCTTTGGAATCGGGCTGCTGACGGCCTTTTTCCGCCTTTCCGATTCCCTGATGGCCCGCTTCGTGGCCCGCACCTACCTGGAAATCGTGCGCAACACCCCGCTTTTGGTGCAGCTTTTCTTCATCTATTTCGTGCTTGCGCCCATTGTGGGGCTCGGCCGCTTCACCTCGGCCGTACTGGCACTCAGCCTCTTTGAAGGGGCCTACGCATCTGAAATTCTGCGAGCCGGAATCGTCTCCATCCAGCGCGGCCAGTGGGAAGCCGCCCGCAGCCTGGGCCTCAAAACCCTCTACTGCTACCGGCTGGTCATCCTGCCCCAGGCGCTGCGCCGGGTCCTGCCGCCCCTTACCAGCCAGGCGATTTCGCTGGTCAAGGACTCCGCCCTGGTGAGCACCATCGCCATCTACGACCTCACCATGCAGGGTCAGGCCATCATTTCCGAGACGTTCATGGTTTTCGAGGTCTGGTTTGTGGTGGCGGCGGTCTATCTGATCATCACCATCGCCCTGTCCGCGGTGGTCAACTTTATGGAGGCCCGTCTGCAAATCAGGACCTGA